In Rhodanobacter denitrificans, a single window of DNA contains:
- a CDS encoding DNA cytosine methyltransferase: MKTFADLFCGGGLGARGAVNAGLQPLVAVDLWDIACQTYSHNFPSATVLNRRIEEIDPLQYARPGGVDLLLASPECTNHSVAKGAAVRDEGSRETALHTIKWIAALRPRWFVMENVKEMRAWPRYRELHNTLSALGYQVREEVINAAQFGAPQARVRLFLIGGLNMLPPAITPLPCTPVRTVRDILDPDGTWPEQPLFVAGRAANTVVRARNAIRTLGRDAEFLLVYYGSGGERSWQTLDQPLRTVTTIDRFALVRKRRGRYMIRMLQPSELARAMSLPDAHAFPVGTRREKVKLCGNGICATVIETIVEHLKAVELAESDAIQRQAECQDRIALPA, translated from the coding sequence GTGAAAACATTTGCGGATCTGTTCTGTGGCGGAGGGCTTGGCGCCCGGGGGGCGGTCAATGCGGGACTGCAGCCACTGGTTGCCGTGGATCTGTGGGATATCGCCTGTCAGACCTACAGCCACAATTTCCCGTCTGCGACAGTGCTGAACCGCCGCATCGAGGAGATCGACCCTTTGCAGTACGCGAGGCCGGGGGGGGTGGACCTCCTGCTTGCGTCGCCCGAGTGCACGAACCACTCAGTTGCGAAGGGGGCCGCTGTAAGGGATGAGGGCAGCCGCGAGACCGCACTGCATACGATCAAATGGATCGCAGCGCTCAGGCCGCGCTGGTTCGTGATGGAGAATGTCAAGGAAATGAGGGCCTGGCCACGTTACCGGGAGCTTCACAACACATTGTCGGCGCTCGGCTATCAGGTGCGCGAGGAAGTGATCAATGCTGCCCAGTTTGGTGCCCCGCAGGCGCGAGTCAGGCTGTTCCTGATCGGTGGATTGAACATGCTCCCCCCAGCGATTACTCCATTGCCCTGTACGCCTGTCAGGACAGTCAGGGACATTCTCGACCCCGACGGGACGTGGCCCGAGCAACCCCTGTTCGTTGCGGGACGTGCGGCGAACACCGTGGTAAGAGCAAGGAATGCCATCAGGACACTGGGTCGTGACGCGGAATTCCTGCTCGTCTATTACGGATCCGGCGGGGAACGGAGCTGGCAGACTCTGGATCAGCCGTTGCGGACGGTTACCACGATCGACCGGTTCGCGCTCGTCCGGAAGCGGCGTGGGCGGTACATGATCCGGATGCTGCAACCCTCGGAACTGGCAAGAGCCATGTCGCTGCCTGATGCCCACGCCTTTCCGGTAGGAACGCGGCGTGAGAAGGTCAAACTGTGCGGCAACGGAATCTGCGCAACAGTCATCGAGACGATCGTGGAGCACCTGAAGGCCGTCGAGTTGGCCGAGTCTGACGCGATACAGAGGCAGGCAGAGTGTCAAGACCGAATAGCTTTGCCAGCCTGA
- a CDS encoding very short patch repair endonuclease: protein MDTVSPAIRSRMMSRIRGSDTAPELAVRSCAHRLGLRFRLHVRNLPGRPDLVFPKHRKIIFVHGCFWHRHGCKWTTTPKTRQEFWRQKFLANQSRDRRNIAALEIDGWTVHVIWECETRDMAALEIRLAKLFGLDTLPASVSRQTRPTRRPSGAPRSSR from the coding sequence ATGGACACAGTTTCACCAGCCATCCGTAGCCGGATGATGAGCAGAATCCGGGGTAGCGACACCGCCCCCGAGCTGGCTGTGCGCTCCTGTGCACATAGACTCGGATTACGCTTCAGGCTGCATGTACGCAACCTTCCCGGCCGGCCTGATCTCGTGTTCCCAAAGCACAGGAAGATAATCTTTGTTCATGGCTGCTTCTGGCACAGACACGGCTGCAAGTGGACCACCACGCCGAAGACGCGCCAGGAATTTTGGCGGCAGAAGTTCCTGGCCAACCAGTCGAGGGACCGACGGAACATTGCTGCGCTTGAAATCGATGGCTGGACCGTGCACGTGATCTGGGAATGCGAGACCCGAGACATGGCCGCATTGGAGATCAGGCTGGCAAAGCTATTCGGTCTTGACACTCTGCCTGCCTCTGTATCGCGTCAGACTCGGCCAACTCGACGGCCTTCAGGTGCTCCACGATCGTCTCGATGA
- a CDS encoding restriction endonuclease translates to MNQEMPEWKLYERLVARMLVEQLETDLCVTPNAYIVGRITGVPRQIDVLIETRHDTDNSRRIIVDAKKRSRKIDVKDVESFRGLMEDVGATHGYLVSPAGYTKAAGKRAQAAVSIRIVPLDRLEDFDPSTWPRCQREGCKHGRVFWDGYPELTVVLRPLDDSEPVHQSSVHYVGKCDRCGRFHVRCLVCNDILAPPEDDEDDCGHQCSCRPPWFWLASIEEDEDGHDSAELHACLMTGRVITVDRRSL, encoded by the coding sequence ATGAACCAGGAGATGCCCGAATGGAAGCTATACGAGCGGCTGGTGGCGCGCATGCTTGTCGAGCAGTTGGAAACCGACCTCTGCGTTACGCCAAACGCGTATATCGTCGGCAGGATAACCGGTGTACCCAGACAGATCGATGTACTCATCGAGACACGGCATGACACCGACAACAGTCGCCGCATCATCGTGGATGCAAAGAAGAGATCGCGGAAGATAGATGTCAAGGATGTAGAGAGTTTCAGGGGGCTCATGGAGGATGTCGGTGCGACCCACGGTTACCTTGTAAGTCCGGCCGGCTACACCAAGGCCGCGGGAAAGAGGGCCCAAGCCGCCGTCTCCATTCGCATTGTGCCGCTGGATCGCCTGGAGGACTTCGACCCCTCTACATGGCCACGTTGCCAGAGGGAGGGCTGCAAGCACGGTCGCGTTTTCTGGGACGGCTATCCCGAACTCACCGTGGTCCTCCGGCCGCTTGATGATTCAGAGCCGGTGCACCAATCGTCGGTGCACTACGTCGGGAAATGTGATCGCTGCGGGCGGTTTCATGTGCGGTGCCTCGTTTGCAATGACATCCTGGCTCCTCCCGAGGACGATGAAGACGATTGCGGCCACCAATGCAGTTGCAGACCTCCTTGGTTCTGGCTCGCTTCCATCGAAGAGGACGAGGATGGCCATGACTCGGCCGAGCTGCATGCCTGCCTGATGACTGGCCGAGTCATAACCGTCGACCGGCGGTCGCTTTGA
- a CDS encoding DUF3606 domain-containing protein: MDEHIDMDSPLSRAYWCGNFSCSDAELSSAVRIMDSTAVGLVGLYLATRSSEPRDVDKHDLAVDAT; this comes from the coding sequence ATGGACGAGCATATCGACATGGATAGCCCACTCTCTCGGGCCTACTGGTGCGGCAACTTCAGCTGCAGCGATGCAGAGCTGTCCAGCGCAGTGCGCATCATGGACAGCACAGCAGTGGGCCTTGTCGGGCTGTACTTGGCCACACGCAGCTCAGAACCCCGTGACGTCGATAAGCATGATCTTGCTGTGGATGCGACGTGA
- a CDS encoding helix-turn-helix domain-containing protein, whose translation MSAKSIHKPEYQALLELLIEVRDKAGLKQSELAALLERSQSYISDVERGGRRLDLLQLREYCQACDQDLVGFVKRFEKMLVDGGPRSTGRTSR comes from the coding sequence ATGTCCGCCAAATCGATTCACAAACCCGAGTACCAAGCGCTACTCGAACTGCTGATCGAAGTCCGGGACAAGGCTGGTCTGAAGCAATCCGAACTCGCCGCATTGCTAGAGCGGTCGCAGTCCTACATCAGCGACGTCGAGCGCGGTGGGCGACGGCTTGATCTGCTTCAGTTGCGTGAATACTGCCAAGCCTGCGATCAAGATTTGGTTGGCTTCGTAAAGCGGTTTGAGAAGATGCTTGTTGATGGTGGACCGCGTTCAACAGGCCGGACCTCTCGCTAG
- a CDS encoding TonB-dependent receptor plug domain-containing protein: MKISTLRKAISIALLMAATSSGEWAMAQDITKDATGQGRVPATEASAKAQSKKSKDTASPPATTDLQSVTVTGTRIRGGTTPSSVITIGSEQIQQEGFADLGDVIRSVPQNFSGGQNPGVIGVASGVGNQNLTGGSALNLRGLGADASLTLLNGRRLAYDGFSQAVDISAIPVEAVERLEIIPDGASAIYGSDAVGGVANVILKSDFDGVTLGARYGGATDGGLATREYAATAGTTWAGGGLIVTLKDVDVDPIYARQRSYTSHLFEPYTIYGGSDSRSGLVSVHQSMGDVAELRLDALRTERDMTSYVATRANSYYHYSPENSITLVSPSIAFNLRNYWSLTLSGTYGEDDTVYARDLVSAAGSVLVSRNYYRNISRSDEIGAEGPLFPVGGGDAHLAIGAGARNYGFHYVPKVSGSPFGGDENVRFAYAELAVPFVSPASNIPGIHRLEFSAAVRGENYDSFGRVTTPKFGLIYDPTADLTFKTSWGKSFKAPTMLQRYEGGDAYLWSAPAVGAIGSPADATVLMSYGGNADLRAERARTWTASLALHPEALPGFDAELTWFDIDYTDRVVEPVNYQQALSDPAYSDFVVRSPTPEQIQDLLAVYDSAFYNLSGVAYDPSKVVAIIHDEYVNAARQRIKGLDLSGSYRFGLGSGQLTVRGSASWLDSAQTTSAGQPEQTLAGTVFNPARLKGRVGAVWVSGGFSASGFVNYTGGVTNRLPTVTQKTSSFTTVDTTLNYDIGKRAGALSGLTLGLSVQNLLNRMPPLYTALYATYVPYDATNYSAIGRFVSVSVSKHW, encoded by the coding sequence ATGAAGATCAGCACGTTACGCAAGGCCATTTCTATCGCATTGCTCATGGCTGCCACCAGCAGCGGCGAGTGGGCCATGGCTCAGGACATCACGAAGGATGCGACCGGGCAGGGCAGGGTGCCCGCGACCGAGGCGTCCGCCAAAGCGCAATCGAAAAAATCGAAAGACACCGCCTCGCCACCCGCAACCACCGATCTGCAGTCCGTGACCGTCACTGGCACGCGCATCCGCGGCGGCACCACACCCTCGTCGGTGATCACCATCGGCAGCGAGCAGATCCAGCAGGAAGGTTTCGCGGATCTCGGCGACGTGATCCGCAGCGTGCCGCAGAATTTCTCCGGGGGGCAGAACCCGGGCGTGATCGGCGTTGCCAGCGGCGTCGGTAACCAGAATCTCACTGGCGGCTCCGCATTGAACCTGCGCGGGTTGGGTGCCGACGCATCGTTGACGCTGCTCAACGGGCGACGCCTAGCCTACGACGGGTTTTCCCAAGCCGTGGACATCAGCGCCATCCCGGTGGAGGCGGTCGAGCGCCTGGAGATCATTCCGGACGGTGCGTCGGCAATCTACGGTTCGGATGCGGTGGGCGGCGTGGCCAACGTGATCCTGAAGTCCGACTTCGATGGGGTGACCTTGGGGGCGCGATACGGTGGCGCGACCGATGGCGGGCTGGCGACGCGCGAATACGCCGCGACCGCCGGCACCACTTGGGCCGGCGGCGGACTGATCGTGACCCTCAAGGATGTCGATGTCGATCCCATCTATGCGCGCCAGCGCAGTTACACCAGTCATCTGTTCGAGCCGTATACGATTTACGGTGGCAGCGATTCACGCAGCGGCCTTGTCAGCGTGCACCAGTCGATGGGCGATGTGGCCGAATTGAGGCTTGACGCGCTTAGGACCGAGCGCGACATGACGAGCTATGTTGCCACTCGGGCGAACTCTTACTATCACTACAGCCCGGAGAACTCGATCACGCTGGTCTCGCCCAGCATCGCATTCAACCTTCGCAATTATTGGTCCCTCACCTTGAGCGGGACCTATGGCGAGGACGACACCGTCTATGCGCGCGATCTCGTCTCGGCGGCGGGTAGCGTCTTGGTCAGCCGGAACTACTACCGCAACATAAGCCGTTCCGATGAGATCGGCGCCGAAGGCCCGCTGTTCCCCGTGGGGGGAGGGGACGCGCACTTGGCCATCGGTGCCGGGGCGCGGAACTATGGATTCCACTATGTGCCGAAGGTTTCCGGCAGCCCTTTCGGTGGCGACGAAAATGTTCGTTTCGCCTACGCCGAGCTGGCTGTTCCGTTCGTTTCGCCTGCCTCGAATATTCCGGGCATCCATCGCCTGGAATTCAGCGCTGCGGTGCGTGGCGAGAACTACGACAGTTTTGGACGGGTGACCACGCCGAAATTCGGGCTGATCTATGATCCCACCGCCGACTTGACGTTCAAGACCTCCTGGGGAAAATCGTTCAAGGCGCCGACAATGTTGCAGCGCTATGAGGGCGGGGACGCCTATTTGTGGAGCGCCCCTGCGGTGGGCGCAATCGGCAGTCCTGCGGATGCCACCGTATTGATGTCCTATGGCGGTAACGCCGACCTGCGTGCCGAACGAGCACGCACCTGGACGGCCTCGCTGGCCCTGCATCCGGAAGCCTTGCCGGGGTTTGACGCCGAGCTGACCTGGTTTGACATCGACTACACCGACCGGGTGGTCGAACCGGTCAACTACCAGCAGGCACTGAGCGACCCGGCCTATTCGGACTTTGTGGTTCGATCGCCGACGCCCGAGCAGATTCAGGACCTCCTTGCAGTCTACGACAGCGCTTTTTACAACCTGTCGGGCGTGGCCTATGACCCGAGCAAGGTGGTGGCGATTATCCACGACGAGTACGTGAACGCGGCACGGCAGCGGATCAAGGGCCTCGATTTGTCAGGTTCGTACCGCTTCGGTCTTGGCAGCGGTCAGCTGACAGTACGCGGGTCGGCCAGTTGGCTCGATAGTGCGCAGACAACCAGCGCCGGCCAGCCCGAGCAAACACTCGCCGGTACCGTGTTCAATCCGGCCAGGCTCAAGGGCCGCGTCGGTGCGGTTTGGGTCTCGGGGGGCTTCAGCGCGTCGGGCTTCGTCAACTACACCGGTGGGGTAACCAACCGCCTCCCGACGGTGACGCAGAAGACCTCGTCGTTCACCACGGTGGACACCACGCTCAATTACGACATCGGTAAGCGCGCCGGCGCCTTATCGGGGCTAACGCTCGGGTTGTCGGTGCAGAACCTGCTGAATCGCATGCCTCCGCTTTATACCGCGCTGTATGCGACATACGTGCCGTACGACGCTACCAACTACTCGGCAATCGGACGCTTCGTCAGCGTTTCGGTTTCCAAGCACTGGTAG